CGAGCTTCTTTCGGAACCTTGAGCCGAATCCGAAGGTTGACGATGTGTTGCGTGGAATTCAACGTTTCCGGGACGGTGCTTACGACATCGTTCTAGCAATCGACGGCGGCTCCGCGAGAGTCAAGCGCTCTCATCGCTGGGGCTTCCTGTGTTGCGTGTAGTTTCCTCTTTCAGACATGCTGTCGTCATTACCCCGGCGGAACCGGAAAACCTCAATCGCTCTGTCCTTCCTGTCGAAGGCACACAGTTTTCCGACGGCGACCTTCCCCGCGCCTGCCGGGCGTTCACTCGCGTTACGGCCTTTCTGCTCGCTGACTCCCAGAAGGAGCCTTCTCTTGAAGTGCTTCAG
This is a stretch of genomic DNA from Thalassoroseus pseudoceratinae. It encodes these proteins:
- a CDS encoding dehydroquinate synthase/iron-containing alcohol dehydrogenase family protein, which codes for MQHQTVKIEAGAARSLGAVVPADRPLNIFAIDNQTAYAVSGAEEAVADFLSHHQPSFFRNLEPNPKVDDVLRGIQRFRDGAYDIVLAIDGGSARVKRSHRWGFLCCV